The Bradyrhizobium ottawaense genome window below encodes:
- a CDS encoding DUF5413 family protein yields MKRYLVFALVGPFVGGFLLLLTTTYQSGYWAQTSLGEVGKLFAVFFKTLQYSYLFGFLPSLMIGAVDDILTHVRRIGPGLRMLLVGLFAFVLASLTYSSRGPDSGAVQFILYGLVGFVPAVISSWLVHKYIKEPHPVAAPT; encoded by the coding sequence ATGAAACGCTATCTGGTGTTTGCGCTGGTGGGCCCGTTCGTCGGCGGGTTCCTCCTGCTGCTGACGACGACCTATCAGTCCGGCTATTGGGCCCAGACCAGTCTCGGCGAGGTCGGCAAGCTGTTCGCGGTGTTCTTCAAGACCCTGCAGTACAGCTATCTGTTCGGCTTCCTGCCTTCGCTGATGATCGGCGCAGTCGATGACATCCTGACCCATGTCAGGCGGATCGGCCCGGGCTTGCGGATGCTCCTGGTCGGCCTGTTCGCCTTCGTGCTGGCCTCGCTCACCTACAGCTCGCGCGGGCCGGATTCGGGCGCGGTGCAGTTCATCCTGTATGGCCTCGTCGGGTTCGTGCCGGCGGTGATTTCGTCCTGGCTCGTGCATAAATACATCAAGGAGCCGCATCCGGTGGCGGCGCCGACGTGA
- a CDS encoding DUF4112 domain-containing protein produces the protein MTMSDDDILAPRRSRPGSSRATSFGTEARGPIIDQDGREIRPETLQQGFREFGFELGKDNPFAGSPFGNLTREQRIARIEAIAKLLDVAFILPGTNIRYGIDGLIGLIPVVGDIITTAISLWLVREARALGAPWYITTRMLGNVALDGVVGMVPFAGDAFDVMFRANMRNVRLLRRWLDKQPRI, from the coding sequence ATGACCATGTCCGACGACGACATCCTAGCTCCACGCAGATCCCGTCCGGGGAGCTCGCGCGCGACCTCTTTCGGCACCGAGGCACGCGGGCCGATCATCGACCAGGACGGCCGGGAAATCCGCCCCGAGACGCTGCAGCAGGGGTTTCGCGAATTCGGTTTCGAGCTTGGCAAGGACAATCCATTCGCCGGGAGTCCGTTCGGCAATCTGACGCGCGAGCAGCGGATCGCGCGGATCGAGGCGATCGCAAAGCTGCTCGACGTCGCCTTCATCCTGCCCGGCACCAACATCCGCTACGGCATCGACGGGCTGATAGGCCTGATCCCCGTCGTCGGCGACATCATCACCACGGCGATCTCGCTGTGGCTGGTGCGGGAGGCCCGCGCGTTGGGCGCGCCCTGGTACATCACCACCCGCATGCTCGGCAATGTCGCGCTCGACGGCGTGGTCGGCATGGTCCCGTTCGCGGGCGACGCTTTCGACGTGATGTTCCGCGCCAACATGCGCAACGTGCGTCTGCTCCGCCGCTGGCTCGACAAGCAGCCGCGGATTTAG
- a CDS encoding DUF3309 family protein: MSLGTVLIILVIIYLLGGLSGRIGGYGYGMGHSGMGIGGVVLAVLVVLLLLGKL, from the coding sequence ATGTCACTCGGGACCGTCCTGATCATCCTGGTGATCATCTATCTGCTCGGCGGCCTGTCCGGCCGCATCGGCGGTTACGGCTATGGGATGGGCCATTCCGGCATGGGCATCGGCGGCGTCGTGCTGGCGGTGCTGGTCGTCCTGCTGCTTCTTGGCAAATTGTAA